Proteins co-encoded in one Kribbella qitaiheensis genomic window:
- a CDS encoding HNH endonuclease signature motif containing protein, protein MFDSPAEMVDALTSVVGADAAVLDADELLGQLSMISQLESVLAARKAERMVGLHHVLAGTSADLGHESPRPGDRAAGPAERRWSGDVLRSVSDEIGLVLGAHRRTAARWLNRAAVLVERFPTTLALLRAGGLPAAAAQHIAHELAVIADGDLRAGVEKVVLAWGQRYGWARIKQIAHREAAKVLAEYESLLHAQRQLERTTYTVSHDGGMADLVVSTSAIDITAIMAALTARCIELQRQGDPRTLDQLRTDLAVARLLGHDQATAAPGAAAGEAPNHPGPSTAHPDHTNSAHPGSEPASGDAANDRGATAGRVADAETAPSTASAAAPGAPGAAGAAGTAPGAPGVAAGVAPGAPGVAGAVGVLPESGLNPAVGVQVVIHCTYAEAEALATGAVCTGGELEGYGTLPQDALAMAFTRAKFRYRLTDRSPKSDPARYTPSPGLDQHVRDRDRRCRFPGCNARVKYCDLDHRVPFPKGLTDADNLEAFCRQHHRLKHHGNWQIFTTDTGSLIWISPTDRAYIDPPAIPHAA, encoded by the coding sequence ATGTTCGATAGTCCTGCGGAGATGGTGGACGCGTTGACCTCGGTGGTCGGCGCGGACGCTGCTGTGCTGGACGCGGACGAGTTGCTGGGTCAGTTGTCCATGATCTCGCAGTTGGAGTCGGTGCTGGCTGCCCGGAAGGCCGAGCGGATGGTCGGGCTGCATCACGTGTTGGCGGGGACGTCGGCTGATCTGGGTCATGAGTCGCCGCGGCCCGGGGATCGGGCGGCGGGTCCGGCGGAGCGGCGTTGGTCGGGTGATGTGTTGCGGTCGGTGTCGGACGAGATCGGGCTGGTGCTGGGCGCTCACCGCCGGACGGCGGCGCGGTGGCTGAACCGGGCGGCTGTTCTGGTCGAGCGGTTCCCCACCACCCTCGCGCTGCTGCGCGCCGGCGGGTTGCCGGCGGCCGCAGCGCAGCACATCGCCCACGAACTGGCAGTCATTGCCGACGGCGATCTCCGCGCCGGCGTCGAGAAGGTCGTGCTCGCGTGGGGTCAACGCTATGGCTGGGCGCGGATCAAGCAGATCGCACACCGCGAAGCGGCCAAAGTGCTCGCGGAGTACGAGTCGCTGCTGCATGCGCAGCGGCAGCTGGAACGCACCACCTACACGGTGTCCCACGATGGCGGGATGGCCGATCTGGTGGTGTCGACCTCGGCGATCGACATCACCGCCATCATGGCGGCCCTGACCGCGCGTTGTATCGAGCTGCAACGCCAAGGCGATCCCCGCACCCTGGACCAGCTCCGCACCGACCTGGCCGTTGCCCGCCTCCTCGGCCATGACCAAGCCACCGCGGCCCCCGGCGCCGCTGCGGGTGAGGCACCGAACCACCCCGGCCCCTCCACAGCCCACCCCGACCACACCAACAGCGCCCACCCGGGTTCTGAGCCCGCGTCCGGGGACGCCGCGAATGATCGAGGTGCGACCGCCGGCCGAGTTGCTGACGCGGAGACCGCACCGAGTACAGCCTCGGCTGCGGCGCCAGGTGCGCCAGGTGCGGCAGGTGCGGCAGGTACGGCGCCGGGTGCGCCGGGTGTTGCGGCGGGTGTGGCGCCGGGTGCGCCGGGTGTGGCTGGTGCGGTTGGGGTGTTGCCGGAATCGGGGTTGAACCCGGCGGTCGGGGTCCAGGTGGTGATCCACTGCACCTACGCCGAGGCCGAAGCACTCGCCACCGGCGCGGTCTGCACCGGCGGCGAACTCGAAGGCTACGGAACCCTGCCCCAAGACGCCCTCGCGATGGCCTTCACCCGCGCCAAGTTCAGATACAGGTTGACCGACCGGTCCCCGAAGTCCGATCCCGCCCGGTACACACCGAGTCCGGGACTGGACCAGCACGTCCGCGACCGGGACCGGCGCTGCCGGTTCCCCGGCTGCAACGCACGCGTCAAATACTGCGACCTCGACCACCGCGTCCCGTTCCCGAAAGGCCTGACCGACGCCGACAACCTCGAGGCCTTCTGCCGCCAACACCATCGCCTCAAGCACCACGGCAACTGGCAGATCTTCACCACCGACACCGGATCACTGATCTGGATCAGCCCCACCGACCGCGCCTACATCGACCCACCAGCCATACCCCACGCCGCCTGA
- a CDS encoding MBL fold metallo-hydrolase, whose translation MSAWTELGDRCWVRRYREWDLNVGLVVGSESAVVIDTRASAAQAAELLAEIRELTDVPVRWVVNTHAHFDHTFGNGVFTEAGATSFAQENAAAALADRGPALQSRYAHDPADPDFPDIAPAVLTEVANTKLVAVDNTFAVAKVIDLGDRRVELLHLGNGHTDGDVVAVVPDVDVFFAGDLIEESAPPSYGDDSYPLEWADTVDRLIGLLSATAKVVPGHGAVVDAEFVRDQAGDLGTVANTISGLHHAGTSLEDALAHTDDWPWPAAHVEHAVRRGYATLGIPRRPTLPILGQA comes from the coding sequence ATGAGTGCATGGACCGAGCTGGGTGATCGATGCTGGGTCCGCCGGTATCGCGAGTGGGACCTCAACGTCGGCCTGGTGGTCGGCAGCGAGAGCGCCGTGGTGATCGACACCAGGGCCAGCGCGGCCCAGGCTGCTGAGCTGCTCGCGGAGATCCGCGAACTCACCGACGTACCGGTTCGCTGGGTCGTCAACACGCACGCGCACTTCGACCACACCTTCGGGAACGGGGTGTTCACCGAGGCCGGCGCGACGAGCTTCGCGCAGGAGAACGCTGCCGCGGCGTTGGCCGATCGTGGGCCCGCCTTGCAGTCGCGGTACGCCCACGATCCCGCGGATCCGGACTTCCCCGACATCGCGCCCGCAGTACTGACCGAGGTCGCGAACACCAAACTGGTTGCCGTCGACAACACCTTCGCGGTCGCCAAGGTGATCGACCTCGGCGACCGTCGGGTCGAACTGCTGCACCTCGGCAACGGGCACACCGACGGCGATGTGGTGGCCGTCGTACCGGATGTCGACGTGTTCTTCGCCGGCGACCTGATCGAGGAGTCGGCTCCCCCGTCGTACGGGGACGACTCGTACCCGCTCGAGTGGGCCGACACCGTCGACCGGCTGATCGGGCTGCTCTCGGCGACCGCCAAGGTCGTTCCGGGTCATGGCGCCGTGGTGGACGCCGAGTTCGTCCGCGACCAGGCCGGCGACCTCGGGACTGTCGCCAACACGATCTCCGGGCTGCACCACGCCGGCACTTCGCTGGAGGACGCGCTGGCTCACACCGACGACTGGCCGTGGCCTGCTGCGCACGTCGAACACGCCGTACGCCGTGGGTACGCGACGCTGGGGATCCCGCGTCGCCCGACGCTCCCCATCCTCGGCCAGGCCTGA
- a CDS encoding NCS1 family nucleobase:cation symporter-1 encodes MNWLQAFLTITLGNLIVLVPLLLNSHAGTKYGIPFPVFARAFYGVRGANFPALLRAFIACGWFGIQTWIGGQAIYVIVGELAGDGWTKASVVGGHPWTMWLSFAFFWALQMVLIWRGIEGLRRFENWAAPLVTVAFLALMIAILVKAGGFGPILSQPSKLGWDADFWKIFAPSLMGMIAFWATLSLNMPDFTRFGKGQRQQVIGQIIGLPTTMSFIALVSIITTSGTVIVYGSAIWDPVELTRRFENPVVVTIGLVMAILATMSCNVAANVVSPSYDFANAVPKLLNFRTAGLTTGVIGILIQPWRLISDPSIYIFVWLSFYGGLLASVAGVLIAGYWFVDRTNLFLADLYLPNGRYWYAAGWNWRAVVATLVGSVLAVGGAYSNPGAGPFPADGLIPFLKPLYDYSWIVGLVAGFVTFLGLTITSPHRTPAAAAAATTL; translated from the coding sequence ATGAATTGGCTGCAGGCGTTCCTCACGATCACCCTCGGGAACCTGATCGTGCTGGTCCCGCTGCTGCTGAACAGTCACGCGGGAACGAAGTACGGGATCCCGTTCCCGGTCTTCGCGCGCGCTTTCTACGGCGTACGCGGGGCGAACTTCCCGGCGCTGCTGCGCGCGTTCATCGCGTGCGGCTGGTTCGGCATCCAGACCTGGATCGGCGGGCAGGCGATCTACGTCATCGTCGGCGAACTGGCCGGTGACGGGTGGACGAAAGCTTCTGTCGTCGGCGGGCATCCGTGGACGATGTGGCTGAGCTTCGCGTTCTTCTGGGCGCTGCAGATGGTGCTGATCTGGCGCGGCATCGAGGGCCTGCGCCGCTTTGAGAACTGGGCCGCCCCGCTGGTGACGGTAGCGTTCCTCGCGCTGATGATCGCGATCCTGGTCAAGGCCGGCGGCTTCGGCCCGATCCTGTCGCAACCGTCGAAACTCGGCTGGGACGCCGACTTCTGGAAGATCTTCGCGCCGTCGCTGATGGGGATGATCGCGTTCTGGGCGACGCTGTCGCTGAACATGCCGGACTTCACCCGGTTCGGCAAAGGCCAGCGCCAGCAGGTGATCGGCCAGATCATCGGTCTGCCGACCACGATGTCGTTCATCGCGCTGGTCTCGATCATCACCACGTCTGGCACGGTAATCGTCTACGGCTCCGCCATCTGGGACCCGGTCGAACTCACCCGCCGTTTCGAGAACCCGGTCGTGGTGACGATCGGCCTGGTGATGGCGATCCTGGCGACCATGTCCTGCAACGTGGCCGCGAACGTCGTCAGCCCGTCGTACGACTTCGCCAACGCCGTACCGAAGCTTTTGAACTTCCGTACGGCGGGCCTGACCACCGGCGTGATCGGCATCCTGATCCAGCCCTGGCGGCTGATCTCCGACCCGTCGATCTACATCTTCGTGTGGCTCTCCTTCTACGGCGGCCTGCTCGCTTCCGTCGCCGGCGTCCTGATCGCCGGCTACTGGTTCGTCGACCGCACCAACCTCTTCCTGGCCGACCTCTACCTCCCCAACGGCCGCTACTGGTACGCCGCCGGCTGGAACTGGCGAGCCGTCGTAGCAACCCTCGTCGGCTCTGTCCTCGCAGTAGGCGGCGCCTACTCCAACCCAGGCGCCGGCCCCTTCCCCGCCGACGGCCTGATCCCCTTCCTCAAGCCCCTCTACGACTATTCGTGGATTGTGGGCCTCGTCGCCGGCTTCGTCACCTTCCTGGGCCTAACCATCACCTCCCCCCACCGCACCCCCGCCGCCGCCGCCGCGGCCACCACCCTCTAG